Genomic segment of Pseudomonadota bacterium:
AAGACATTACCAATAAGCAAACTTAAAATTTAACCATGAACATCAGTGCTTAACTTTATCTTGCAATCAGGGTGATCAATTTTCGATAATCACAACTGGTCAAATTTCGGTTGTCATAACTACAAGTACCCTTTTCTCACGAGTTGGTTCACCTGCCCGTGTGCGCTGGCATGTGAAATGCCAAGAATATCGGCAAGCTCCTTCATCGTCGGAGGGAATCCCCGCTGATTCGCAAATCGCCGAATCGCCTTTAACGTGTTAAGCTGGCTATCAGTTATCTCTTTAACAGGGGGTCGGCCCCTGCTTTTATGTTTCATTTCTCTGCCTCAATGCTCTTGGGGCTTTAAAATTTCTTGAAACCACTTCGGCCATAGCGCCGGATGAGGACACGCTAAGGCCACGTTATAGGTAACTATTATATAACCCTGATATGCATCAGGTCAATTAAAAAAAAATGATGGTTAGATTCAACTCACCGAAAGCAGAGGGATTATTGGTGACAAAGGCCAGAATGGCCGAGGAGGTAAGTGGTTGCATGAAAGAGCTATCCAAGGCGGTCTTTGCGCATTTGGGCCCACATCTTCCGCTGCCGGTTCCAGTGGGGAACGGCGGCGACCGGCCGTAGGTCTTTTTCCAGGATCGGGTCTCGGCCCTTCATTGTATTCGGAAGGAAAAGGATGTCCTCCTGAATGTTCGGAGCGAGATTGAGCAAGTTCATGATCTGGGTGATGCGCGCCCGGGTCACGTAGCCCAGGCGGGCGAGGTCCGCATAGTCCTGTATATCGCCTCGCTTGACCAGTTTCTCAAAGCGGATCGCCAAAGCCAGGAGCTTGGCAACCCGCGGGATGTTCCCTTTGCCGGTTGATCCACGTCGGCTGTCGGACTGTCCCCGTTTGTTTCTCGGCTGGAATGTGAAGCTCACCTCCAGACGC
This window contains:
- a CDS encoding MarR family transcriptional regulator; its protein translation is MKHKSRGRPPVKEITDSQLNTLKAIRRFANQRGFPPTMKELADILGISHASAHGQVNQLVRKGYL